Genomic window (Streptomyces cadmiisoli):
TCAGTCCGAGCACCAGCGCGCACAGCAGGCCCTGCAGCCAGGCGAGTCCGGCGGTGCGGCTCTGGGCGCGCAGCACCGCGAAGTACGTCTCCATCACGACCCGCAGCACCGCGCCCACCGCGAACCAGCGCAGCAGCGGCGTCGCCGCGTCGGCGTAGCCCGAGCCGAACACACCGAGGATCCACGGCGCGCCGAAGAACAGCACGGCGGCGACCGGCAGCATGATCCGGGCCATCCGCCGCAGCGCCGCGCGGGTGTTGGCGGCGAGCCGGCCCGGGTCGTGCGAGCCCTCCACGGTCAGCGACGCGCCCATGTTGATCGCGAGCAGGTTGACGGTGCCGCCGATGGTGGTGGCGATGTAGAAGTACGCGTTGTTCTCGGAGCTGACCTGCGCCGCCACGATGACCGGCACGAGATACACCACGGCCAGCGAGAACAGCGACCCCGTGTAGTCGCCCGCCAGGAACCTGCCGACCTCCCTGAGCGTCGGCGGCGCGGACTGTCCCTCGGTCGTCTTCACGTGCCGGGGCACCAGCCGCCGGAACACCAGCCAGCCCAGCGGCAGTACGGAGGTGGCGATGGCCGCCACCCAGGACACGAAGACACCGGTCACCGGGACGGCCACCGCCAGCGCGATCAGCAGCCCCAGTTTCACCGCGGAGAACACCGTGTTGCCGACCGGTACCCACAGCGCGCTGCGCAGCCCGGTCAGCACTCCGTCCTGGAGCGTGAGCAGGTTCCAGGCCACGACGGCCACCACGAAACCGGCCGCGGTCAGCGGCCCGTGCAGGAAGCGGTACGACGGCCCCCAGGCGTCCAGGGTCAGCAGGAAGACCCCGGCCGCGAGCGCCACCACCAGCGAACTGCCCGCGTAGGTGCGGAAGATGAGCCGACCCGTGGTACGGCCGGCGACCGGTATGAACCGGGCCAGCGCACCGGTGAGCGTCACCGCGGTGAGCCCCGCCAGCAGCTTCATCGCGGCGATCGCGGCCGAACCCTGGCCGACCGACGACTCGGAGTAGTACCGGGCCGCCGCCAGCCAGAAACCGAGGCCCAAAAGGGCGGAGATGCCGGTGTTGAGCATCAGCGCGTACGCGTTGCGGAACAGTTGACTGCCGCCCGGCGACCGGCCGAGTCCGGGCAGACGGAGCCGGCGCCGGGGCTGCTCCGCATCCCGGGTCCCGGTCGGTTCGGCGGCCTGGGTCGTGGTCGTCGTGTCAGACACGGGTTCGGCCGGCCTTCCGGCGGACCTGTCGTGCTCTGCGGACCATCGCGTATCCCTTGGTCAGGACGCGGTCGCCGGCGAAGGTGCGGGTGATCGCGCGGCCCCGGACGAGCCGCTCGAACTCCTCCGCACCGGTGCTGCGGCGCACCGTGACACGACGCAGCGCGTACGGCCCCTGGTGCCGGCCGGCCAGGTCGTTGCCCACGGCGAGTGCCTGGGCGTACCCGGTGGCGCGCACCTCCTGCCGTACCCGCCGGCTGGAGTAGCCGTACGGGTAGGCGAACGACGTGGGGGGAGCGCCGAGTTCATCGGTGACGATGTCCCGGCAGCGGGTCAGCTCGTGGCGCAGCGCGTCGTCGTCGAGCTGGTCCAGCTGCGGGTGGCTGTGGCTGTGGCCGCCGATCTCCACACCGGCGCCGGCCAGCTCCCGCACCTGGTCCCAGTCGAGCATCCGGTCCAGGCCGCCCCCGGTGTCGTACGCGCCCCGCAGCCAGCCGGTGGAGACGAACAGGGTGGCCGGGAAGCCGTGCTTGGCGAGCACCGGCAGGGCGTGGCGGTGCACGCCCTCGTAGCCGTCGTCGAAGGTGACCAGCACCGGGTGCAGCGGCAGCGGGCGGCCGGTGCGCCAGCGCGCCGCCAGATCGGCCGTGGTGACCGGGGTGAGACCCAGGTCCGCCACGACGTCCATCTGCCGCGCGAACGCGTCGGGCGTGACCGACAGGGCGCGGGTGGCGTCGTTCGGGTCCACCGCGACCGCGTGGTACATGAGGATCGGCACACGCGCCTCGCTCATCTCACGCCCCCCTCGATCGGCTCCACGGAGAACGTGGTGCCGCCCCTGCGCGCCCGGACACTCCCCACGACGTACCCACCGGCCGCCGCGAACACGCCCGCGACGATCGCCCCGGCCCGGCCCGCACCGCCCGGGCGGGCCAGCAGCGCGTCGCGCATCCCGCGGGCCACCCCGGCGGGCAGCACCCGGGTCGTGTACCGGCGTTCGGACTCCAGCCCCTTGTCCGCCCCGACGCTCCGGGCCACCAGCGCCTTCGACAGGCCCTCGGCGTAGGTGCGGGTGCGGAAGTAGCCGAAGTGCTCACGTGCCTCGGGCACCCGGTGGTGGATCACCGCGCGGTCGTCGATCAGCAGGATGGCCTCGGGCACGGCCCGGCTGAGGCGGATGCACAGCTCCGTCTCCTCGCAGCCCAGCGGCCGCTTGTCGCCGTCGCGTCCGATGCCGGTGGCGAAACCCCCCGCGGCGTCGAACGCGCCGCGGCGGAAGGAGGCGTTGCCGCCGAGGACGTTGCGCACCCGGACCCGCCCCTGCGGCAGGCCCCGGTAGGTGCAGCCGACCACCCAGTCGAACTCCTCCGGGAACCAGTCCGGGCGGCGGCCCGAGGCCCAGACCGGCTCCGTACGGCCGCCGACCGCCATGACCCGGGGGTCCGCGTAGCCCTCGGCGAAGTGGCGCAGCCAGTCGCGTTCGGCCACGGCGTCGTCGTCGAGGAACGCGATCACGTCGCCGTGGGAGGCGGCGATGCCGGTGTTGCGGCCGGCGGACAGTCCGCGGGGGCCCGCGTTGGCGAGCACCCGGACGTCCTCGGCCTCCTTGTACTCCTTGCCCAGCCGGTCCAGGAGCGCCTGGTTGTGGTCGACGACCAGGAGCGTCTCCAGCGCCGGACGGGACTGCGCCCGCACCGAGGCGACCGCCGCGAGGATGTCCTCCCAGCGGTCCTCGGTGTAGACGCAGATCACGACGGAGATGTCGGGACCGCTCAAGACACCTCTCCCCGGACCGAGTCGAGCATCGGTGAGGGGTGCGAACGGCGACGCAGCGCACGCCGGTTGGAGCGCTCCCGCAGGATCACCCGCAGCACCCGCAGACCGTCGCGCACGGCACGCAGATTGCTGGTGCCGTGGATGCGGAGGTACTCGTGGCTCGGTATCTCCTGCACCTTCAGTCCCGCCTTGACCACCCGGATGTTCATCAGGGTCTCGACCTCGAACCCGGTGCAGTCGAGTTCGATCTTGTCCAGGCAGTGCCGCCAGAACGCGTTGTATCCGTAGCACAGGTCGGTGTAGCGGGCGCCGAACTTGCGGTTGACGACGGCGCACAGGGCGCGGTTGCCGAGCTTGCGGATGAAGGTCATGTCGTCGGTGCCGCCGCCGTTGGCGAAGCGCGACCCCTTGGCGAAGTCAGCGCCGGAGACGAGGGCGGAGACGTACGACACGATCTCGTTGCCGTCGGCCGAACCGTCCGCGTCGACCATCACGATGATGTCGCCGGAGCAGGCCTCGAAGCCGGTGATCAGCGCGTCGCCCTTGCCCTTGCCGCGCTGGGCGACGACCTTCACCCCCGGCCACAGATCGCGGGCGACGTCGACGGTGTCGTCGGTGGAGTTGCCGTCGACGAGGACCACTTCGTGGATCCAGTCCGGCAGCGTCTTGAAGACGTACGGGAGATTCTCCGCCTCGTTCATGGCGGGAATCACCACACTCACCGGCGGCGTGATGGCCAGGTGAGAGGAGATCGGCCGGTACGCGCCGGCGGTGGTCGGATCGTGGCTCGTGGTTGCCGAGCCCAGGATGGAGCTCATGAGTCTGGTCCCTCTCGTCCGGTGGACCGCCCACCCCCGGGCGGCCCGGCTCTGTGTCCGGTTCGAAAGGGGGGTTGTCAATGGCATGGCTCACCGGCCCCGGAAAACGGCGACCGGTTGCGCGGCACGTCCCGGTCACCCGCAGGTCACCGAGCACGGCACCCCCCTACCGCGCCCCGCTTCGGCACTTTCGCGGCCCCTGAGCCCTCCCCTGGTGCCGCTGTGGTGATGGTCCGATGCGGGTGAGATGTACGACGGTATTGACGAATCACTCCTTATGGCAAGACCTGGAACCTGCCCCACGTTTTTGTTGGTTTGGCCGTTACCTACGACCTGACCGGATCTTGCCCATTTGCTTCAGTAGTCTGTCGGCGGGTCCGAACAGTTCCGGACGTGCCACCACGACATTGCGCAGCGCCCTGACGGGGGCGCGGCGCGCCCGGTGCCCGAACGCCACCGGGTGACGGCGTGTCACCCATCCCTCCGACACCCGGATCTCACGGGTCTTGAGGGAGTCCTTGTATTCCTTCTGGCCCCGGCCCAGATCCAGATACGCGATGCCGTCGGCGGCGGCCGCCTCGGCCATCCGCAGATGCAGGACGAGTCCCGGGGAGTACTTCGAGAACGCCGGGTCGTACGCCGGGAACCAGCAGGCGAGCACCCGTTCGGTGCGCAGTCCGAAGTGGGCGGCGACCGGTTTGCCGCCGGCGTAGAGCACGGACAGGATCCCGGCGAACGGCTCGGAGCGGGTGTGGAACAACTGCTGCACCAGCCGGGTGATCCAGTCGTGCGCGAAGCGGTCGCTGCGCCCGGTCCTGCGGTACTGGGCGGACTTCCAGTCCATCAGCGTGCGCAGGGCGGCGGGGTCGCGCTCGTCGTGCACGTACACCACGTCGCCGGTGTCACGGCCGAGTTTGCGCCCCTTGGCGAGCGTCGTACGGGTGAATTTCGGCGATCGCTCGCGCAGCGAGCCGAGATAGGCCTCGTAGCCCTGGTCGACGTCCATCACCGGGGACGGGAAGGTGTCCGAGGCCCCCTCCTCGAAGGGGAGTTGGCCCTCCACCAGGTGGTCGAACTCCCACACCGCGAGCCCGCAGGCCCGCAGCAGCTCGCGCGCGTCCCAGGTGAACCCGGGGCGGTGCACCACGCCCTGTGCGTCGGAGACGCCGAGGCCGACGG
Coding sequences:
- a CDS encoding polysaccharide deacetylase family protein, with the translated sequence MSEARVPILMYHAVAVDPNDATRALSVTPDAFARQMDVVADLGLTPVTTADLAARWRTGRPLPLHPVLVTFDDGYEGVHRHALPVLAKHGFPATLFVSTGWLRGAYDTGGGLDRMLDWDQVRELAGAGVEIGGHSHSHPQLDQLDDDALRHELTRCRDIVTDELGAPPTSFAYPYGYSSRRVRQEVRATGYAQALAVGNDLAGRHQGPYALRRVTVRRSTGAEEFERLVRGRAITRTFAGDRVLTKGYAMVRRARQVRRKAGRTRV
- a CDS encoding glycosyltransferase family 2 protein yields the protein MSGPDISVVICVYTEDRWEDILAAVASVRAQSRPALETLLVVDHNQALLDRLGKEYKEAEDVRVLANAGPRGLSAGRNTGIAASHGDVIAFLDDDAVAERDWLRHFAEGYADPRVMAVGGRTEPVWASGRRPDWFPEEFDWVVGCTYRGLPQGRVRVRNVLGGNASFRRGAFDAAGGFATGIGRDGDKRPLGCEETELCIRLSRAVPEAILLIDDRAVIHHRVPEAREHFGYFRTRTYAEGLSKALVARSVGADKGLESERRYTTRVLPAGVARGMRDALLARPGGAGRAGAIVAGVFAAAGGYVVGSVRARRGGTTFSVEPIEGGVR
- a CDS encoding glycosyltransferase family 2 protein, which encodes MSSILGSATTSHDPTTAGAYRPISSHLAITPPVSVVIPAMNEAENLPYVFKTLPDWIHEVVLVDGNSTDDTVDVARDLWPGVKVVAQRGKGKGDALITGFEACSGDIIVMVDADGSADGNEIVSYVSALVSGADFAKGSRFANGGGTDDMTFIRKLGNRALCAVVNRKFGARYTDLCYGYNAFWRHCLDKIELDCTGFEVETLMNIRVVKAGLKVQEIPSHEYLRIHGTSNLRAVRDGLRVLRVILRERSNRRALRRRSHPSPMLDSVRGEVS
- a CDS encoding GNAT family N-acetyltransferase → MDISVYRPGELTAADRAAWTAMQAKAHLHGVPELANPFLSPEFALAVGRCRRGVRIAVVREGGEPAAFFAFQKTTSGVGRAVGLGVSDAQGVVHRPGFTWDARELLRACGLAVWEFDHLVEGQLPFEEGASDTFPSPVMDVDQGYEAYLGSLRERSPKFTRTTLAKGRKLGRDTGDVVYVHDERDPAALRTLMDWKSAQYRRTGRSDRFAHDWITRLVQQLFHTRSEPFAGILSVLYAGGKPVAAHFGLRTERVLACWFPAYDPAFSKYSPGLVLHLRMAEAAAADGIAYLDLGRGQKEYKDSLKTREIRVSEGWVTRRHPVAFGHRARRAPVRALRNVVVARPELFGPADRLLKQMGKIRSGRR